The Rhodobium gokarnense genome includes a region encoding these proteins:
- a CDS encoding VOC family protein, protein MIDLRDIYNVRLGTDDLDAAQHFGTEILGLQCVLRTDDHVYLRSDKRHHSVAFFKGEKKDSTIAFELMRWDGLDGALAELDAAGVACGRGSDEEAAVRFTHEFGWFIDPTGNRVELLARPFDANRPYHPNRPTGITGFGHVGLNTTDPKRDQAFWLTHFNARISDWIGPAPLMRVNARHHQIALFPTKGPGIQHINHQVDTIDDLLKAAYYLQEKQVRIVFGPGRHATSGGYFLYFEGHDGNTFEFSTSDRMIIEDEANYRPRQFALEDESFCLFGAKPDIAEFRK, encoded by the coding sequence ATGATCGACCTTCGCGACATCTACAACGTCCGGCTCGGCACCGACGATCTCGACGCCGCCCAGCATTTCGGCACCGAGATCCTCGGCCTGCAATGCGTGCTTCGGACCGACGATCACGTCTATCTGCGCTCCGACAAGCGGCACCATTCGGTCGCCTTCTTCAAGGGCGAGAAGAAAGACAGCACCATCGCGTTTGAGCTGATGCGCTGGGACGGGCTCGACGGCGCGCTGGCCGAACTGGACGCCGCCGGTGTTGCCTGCGGGCGCGGCAGTGACGAGGAAGCGGCCGTACGCTTCACCCACGAATTCGGCTGGTTCATCGACCCGACCGGCAACCGGGTGGAGCTTCTCGCCCGTCCGTTCGACGCCAACCGGCCCTACCATCCGAACCGGCCGACCGGCATTACCGGCTTCGGCCATGTCGGCCTCAACACCACCGATCCGAAGCGCGACCAGGCCTTCTGGCTGACCCATTTCAACGCCCGGATCTCCGACTGGATCGGCCCGGCGCCGCTGATGCGCGTCAACGCCCGGCACCACCAGATCGCTCTCTTCCCGACCAAGGGGCCCGGCATCCAGCACATCAACCACCAGGTCGACACCATCGACGACCTCTTGAAGGCCGCCTACTATCTGCAGGAAAAGCAGGTGCGGATCGTCTTCGGGCCGGGCCGCCACGCCACCTCCGGCGGCTACTTCCTCTATTTCGAGGGCCATGACGGCAACACCTTCGAGTTCTCCACCAGCGACCGGATGATCATCGAGGACGAGGCCAACTACCGGCCGCGCCAGTTCGCCCTTGAGGACGAATCCTTCTGCCTGTTCGGCGCCAAGCCGGACATCGCCGAGTTCCGCAAGTAG
- a CDS encoding sucrose synthase: protein MSIQNGVVEDLKAFVDEHRPATHMVLHHINSLDRRFMLRSDLLDALRSMPDEETQDGTSIQDTLLVKTLEKAQEAARDGDWFYLSLRMRIARWAYVRIHLNTLDVEEVSADTYLQCMEKLALGTGPREDEWTLEIDFEPFTREFFKMRESRSIGSGVEFLNRRLSSLLFDGHGDGDRKLLEFLRVHRYLGQQLMINDRISDVTGLRDALRRALEILSREEPETEWADLAVKLHPLGFEVGWGRNGELIAEMMQNLLDILEAPSPRMLEEFLSSVPMIFSVVILSPHGWFGQANVLGRPDTGGQIVYILDQVRALEREMRDRLARQGLDIEPRIVVVTRLIPEADGTSSDQRLEPIVGTHSATILRVPFHNADGTVHPHWISRFEIWPYLERFSYDVEREVLAELNSRPDLIIGNYSDGNLVATLLSQRLKVTQCNIAHALEKTKYLYSDLFWHENDDHYHFSCQFTADLIAMNAADFIITSSFQEIAGTPDSVGQYESHGAFTMPGLYRVVHGVDVFDPKFNIVSPGADSNVYFPPSDTERRLPHLDSEIEELVFTRDPGGDIRGKFANPDKPLLFSMARMDRIKNITGLARWFGECEKLREECNLVLVSGHVDPSKSGDQEESEQINEMHQLMDELGLDGQLRWLGMHLEKQFSGELYRFVADRKGAFVQPALFEAFGLTVIEAMSTGLPVFATCFGGPLEIIVDGKSGFHINPNHGDEAAEKMAAFFAACKEDPSRWTTISDQALRRVEERYTWTRYAERLMTLSRIYGFWRYVTDLERVETRRYLEMLYGLQLRPLVEKMAS from the coding sequence ATGAGCATCCAAAACGGCGTGGTCGAAGACCTCAAGGCCTTTGTCGATGAACACCGGCCGGCAACGCACATGGTCCTACACCACATCAACTCTCTCGATCGCCGCTTCATGCTGCGCTCCGACCTGCTCGACGCCTTGCGGTCGATGCCGGACGAGGAAACGCAGGACGGCACGTCGATCCAGGACACGCTGCTCGTCAAGACGCTGGAAAAGGCCCAGGAGGCGGCCCGCGACGGCGACTGGTTCTACCTGTCGCTCCGGATGCGGATCGCGCGCTGGGCCTATGTGCGCATCCATCTCAACACGCTCGACGTCGAAGAGGTGTCGGCCGACACCTACCTGCAATGCATGGAGAAGCTGGCCCTCGGCACCGGTCCGCGCGAGGACGAGTGGACGCTGGAAATCGATTTCGAGCCGTTCACTCGCGAATTCTTCAAGATGCGGGAATCGCGCTCGATCGGCTCGGGCGTGGAGTTCCTCAACCGGCGGCTCTCAAGCCTCCTCTTCGACGGCCATGGCGACGGCGACCGCAAGCTCTTGGAGTTCCTGCGCGTCCACCGCTATCTCGGCCAGCAGCTGATGATCAACGACCGCATCAGCGACGTCACGGGCCTGCGCGACGCGCTGCGCCGGGCGCTGGAAATCCTCTCGCGGGAGGAGCCCGAGACCGAATGGGCCGACCTTGCCGTCAAGCTGCATCCGCTCGGCTTCGAGGTCGGCTGGGGCCGCAACGGCGAGCTCATCGCGGAGATGATGCAGAACCTCCTCGACATCCTGGAGGCGCCCTCGCCGCGGATGCTGGAAGAGTTCCTGTCCAGCGTGCCGATGATCTTTTCCGTCGTCATCCTGTCGCCGCATGGCTGGTTCGGCCAGGCCAACGTGCTCGGCCGGCCGGACACCGGCGGCCAGATCGTCTACATCCTCGACCAGGTGCGGGCGCTGGAGCGGGAAATGCGCGACCGGCTGGCGCGCCAGGGCCTCGACATCGAGCCGCGCATCGTCGTCGTCACCCGGCTCATTCCGGAGGCCGACGGCACCAGTTCCGACCAGCGGCTGGAGCCGATCGTCGGCACCCACAGCGCCACCATCCTGCGCGTGCCGTTCCACAACGCCGACGGCACCGTGCATCCGCACTGGATCTCGCGGTTCGAGATCTGGCCCTATCTGGAGCGCTTCTCCTACGACGTGGAGCGCGAGGTGCTGGCCGAGCTGAACAGCCGGCCCGACCTCATCATCGGCAACTATTCGGACGGCAACCTGGTCGCCACGCTTCTGTCGCAGCGGCTGAAGGTGACCCAGTGCAACATCGCCCACGCGCTGGAAAAGACGAAGTACCTCTATTCGGACCTGTTCTGGCACGAGAACGACGACCACTACCACTTCAGTTGCCAGTTCACGGCCGACCTCATCGCCATGAACGCGGCCGACTTCATCATCACCTCGAGCTTCCAGGAGATCGCCGGCACGCCGGACAGCGTCGGCCAGTACGAATCCCACGGCGCCTTCACCATGCCGGGACTTTACCGGGTCGTGCACGGCGTCGACGTGTTCGATCCGAAGTTCAACATCGTCTCGCCGGGCGCCGACTCCAACGTCTATTTCCCGCCGAGCGACACGGAGCGGCGCCTACCGCATCTGGACTCGGAAATCGAGGAACTGGTGTTCACCCGCGATCCGGGCGGCGACATCCGCGGCAAGTTCGCCAATCCGGACAAGCCGCTCCTGTTCTCCATGGCGCGCATGGACCGCATCAAGAACATCACCGGCCTCGCCCGGTGGTTCGGCGAATGCGAGAAACTGCGTGAGGAATGCAATCTCGTGCTCGTCTCCGGCCATGTCGACCCGTCCAAATCGGGCGATCAGGAAGAGAGCGAGCAGATCAACGAGATGCACCAGCTCATGGACGAGCTGGGCCTCGACGGCCAGCTTCGCTGGCTCGGCATGCACCTGGAAAAGCAGTTCTCCGGCGAGCTCTACCGGTTCGTTGCCGACCGCAAGGGCGCCTTCGTGCAGCCGGCCCTCTTTGAGGCGTTCGGCCTCACCGTGATCGAGGCGATGAGCACCGGCCTGCCGGTGTTCGCCACCTGCTTCGGCGGCCCGCTGGAAATCATCGTCGACGGCAAGTCGGGCTTCCACATCAACCCGAACCACGGCGACGAGGCGGCGGAAAAGATGGCCGCGTTCTTTGCCGCCTGCAAGGAGGACCCGTCGCGCTGGACGACGATCTCCGACCAGGCCCTTCGCCGTGTCGAAGAGCGCTACACCTGGACCCGCTATGCGGAACGGCTGATGACGCTGTCGCGGATCTACGGCTTCTGGCGCTATGTCACCGACCTGGAACGGGTCGAGACAAGGCGCTATCTGGAAATGCTCTACGGCCTGCAGCTTCGCCCGCTGGTCGAGAAGATGGCGAGCTAA
- a CDS encoding GntR family transcriptional regulator, protein MTLIEQVYESIREAIVLGRYAPESRLKAQHIKDDYGVSGTIIREALNRLISDGLVIANDRRGFSVAPFSAEDLADIIQARLLIEVDVVRQSVEAGDDAWEMALVGAYHGLDKLEQAVDIENEASLRALETANRAFHDQLGAACPSATLRSFYNQLFTRHYRYRRVALREQAILTAARDDHKALLDAALQRDAARATEITRTHILRTQKFSDRLISAFTKTPAG, encoded by the coding sequence ATGACGCTGATCGAACAAGTCTACGAGTCCATCCGCGAGGCCATCGTGCTCGGGCGCTATGCTCCGGAATCGCGGCTGAAGGCCCAGCACATCAAGGACGACTACGGCGTCAGCGGCACCATCATCCGCGAAGCGCTGAACCGGCTGATCTCCGACGGGCTGGTGATCGCCAACGACCGCCGCGGCTTTTCCGTGGCGCCGTTTTCGGCCGAGGACCTCGCCGACATCATCCAGGCGCGGCTGTTGATCGAGGTCGATGTGGTGCGCCAGTCGGTGGAGGCCGGCGACGATGCTTGGGAGATGGCGCTGGTCGGCGCCTATCACGGCCTCGACAAGCTGGAGCAGGCGGTCGATATCGAGAACGAGGCGAGCCTCAGGGCGCTGGAAACGGCGAACCGCGCCTTCCACGACCAGCTCGGCGCCGCCTGTCCGTCGGCGACGCTGCGGTCCTTCTACAACCAGCTTTTTACGCGGCACTACCGCTACCGGCGGGTGGCGCTGCGCGAGCAGGCGATCCTGACCGCGGCCCGCGACGACCACAAGGCGTTGCTCGACGCCGCGCTGCAGCGCGACGCCGCCCGGGCGACGGAGATCACCCGGACCCATATCCTGAGGACGCAGAAATTTTCAGACCGCCTGATCAGCGCCTTTACAAAGACACCGGCGGGATAG
- a CDS encoding HAD family hydrolase has protein sequence MYLVHLSVHGLIRGQNLELGRDADTGGQTKYVVELVEALSRMKEVGKVDLFTRLVADPAVDADYGEPIEEIGDNVRIVRIDAGPSEEYLYKEHLWDHLDNFVDNALAHFRAEGRTPDLLHSHYADGGYVGTRLAHILGVPLIHTGHSLGRVKRRRLLATGLSREQIEARYNMSRRIEAEENTLATAERVITSTHQEIEEQYALYDHYQPEQMRVIPPGADLNRFYPPSEADGDPRKAPITAEIDRFLNEPDKPFILALSRPDARKNISGLVTAYGESPELQELANLVIVAGNREDIADMDDGAQEVLTDLLLLFDRYDLYGKVAYPKRHKSDDVPVIYRLASARKGVFVNPALTEPFGLTLIEAAASGIPIVATEDGGPRDIIGNCDNGLLVDVLDTDAITEAIRKVLEDDDVWETYASNGVKGVRTHYSWEAHSRTYLDEAVPVIDRSGLLFRPELRRKGSFYRDRAIFTDLDQNLLGDPDSLPEFVEQMRRNRSTASFGIATGRRLDSALRALRRNKIPEPDVLITSGGTQIHYAPDLTADIAWARHIDHHWMPRKVRKLLADTPGLALQPPAEQSWFKISYYYDPSVAPSMDELNSLMHREEMAVNIMLSFGQFLDILPIRATKGLAVRYVTDRWGIPIDQTLVAGGSGADEDMMRGNTLAAVVANRHDEELSQLVDLERIYFATQPFARGILEAIDHYDFFGECRAPEPEEKETESAET, from the coding sequence TTGTACCTCGTTCATTTGAGCGTTCACGGACTGATCCGCGGCCAGAATCTTGAACTCGGACGAGACGCCGACACCGGCGGGCAGACGAAATACGTCGTCGAACTCGTCGAGGCCCTCAGCCGCATGAAGGAGGTCGGCAAGGTCGACCTCTTCACCCGGCTCGTCGCCGACCCCGCCGTCGATGCCGACTATGGCGAGCCGATCGAGGAGATCGGCGACAATGTGCGCATCGTCCGCATCGATGCCGGCCCGTCCGAGGAATATCTCTACAAGGAGCACCTCTGGGACCACCTCGACAATTTCGTCGACAACGCGCTCGCCCATTTCCGCGCCGAGGGGCGCACGCCCGATCTCCTGCACAGCCACTACGCGGACGGCGGCTATGTCGGCACGCGGCTGGCGCACATTCTCGGCGTGCCGCTTATCCACACCGGCCATTCGCTCGGCCGGGTCAAGCGGCGCCGGCTGCTGGCGACCGGCCTGTCGCGCGAGCAGATCGAAGCCCGCTACAATATGAGCCGGCGGATCGAGGCGGAGGAGAACACGCTGGCGACGGCGGAACGCGTGATCACCAGCACCCACCAGGAGATCGAGGAGCAGTACGCGCTCTACGACCACTACCAGCCCGAACAGATGCGAGTGATCCCGCCGGGCGCCGACCTCAACCGTTTCTATCCGCCGTCCGAGGCCGACGGCGACCCGCGAAAGGCCCCGATCACCGCGGAAATCGACCGGTTCCTGAACGAGCCGGACAAGCCCTTCATCCTCGCCCTTTCGCGGCCCGATGCGCGCAAGAACATTTCCGGCCTCGTCACCGCCTATGGCGAAAGCCCGGAGCTGCAGGAGCTTGCCAACCTCGTCATCGTCGCCGGCAACCGCGAGGACATCGCCGACATGGATGACGGCGCGCAGGAGGTGCTGACCGACCTGCTGCTCCTCTTCGACCGCTACGACCTCTACGGCAAGGTCGCATATCCGAAACGGCACAAGTCCGACGACGTCCCGGTGATCTACCGGCTCGCCTCGGCGCGCAAGGGCGTCTTCGTCAACCCGGCGCTGACCGAACCCTTCGGCCTGACCCTGATCGAGGCGGCTGCGAGCGGCATTCCCATCGTCGCCACAGAGGATGGCGGTCCGCGCGACATCATCGGCAATTGCGACAACGGGCTCCTCGTCGACGTCCTCGACACCGACGCCATCACCGAGGCGATCCGCAAGGTGCTGGAAGACGACGACGTCTGGGAGACCTACGCCAGCAACGGCGTCAAGGGCGTCAGGACGCACTATTCCTGGGAGGCCCATTCGCGGACCTATCTCGACGAGGCGGTGCCGGTCATCGACCGCTCGGGCCTGTTGTTCCGGCCCGAATTGCGGCGCAAGGGTTCGTTCTACCGCGACCGGGCGATCTTCACCGATCTCGACCAGAACCTCCTCGGCGACCCGGATTCGCTGCCGGAGTTCGTGGAACAGATGCGCCGCAACCGGTCGACGGCGAGCTTCGGGATCGCCACCGGGCGCCGGCTGGACAGCGCGCTCCGGGCGCTGCGCCGCAACAAGATCCCCGAGCCGGACGTGCTGATCACCTCCGGCGGCACCCAGATCCACTATGCGCCGGACCTGACCGCCGACATTGCCTGGGCGCGCCATATCGACCACCACTGGATGCCGCGCAAGGTGCGTAAACTCCTTGCCGACACGCCGGGCCTCGCCCTGCAGCCGCCGGCCGAACAGAGCTGGTTCAAGATCAGCTACTATTACGATCCCAGCGTCGCGCCCTCCATGGACGAGCTCAACAGCCTGATGCACCGCGAGGAAATGGCGGTGAACATCATGCTGTCCTTCGGCCAGTTCCTCGACATCCTGCCGATCCGGGCGACCAAGGGCCTTGCCGTGCGCTACGTCACCGACCGCTGGGGCATTCCGATCGACCAGACGCTGGTCGCCGGCGGCTCCGGCGCCGACGAGGACATGATGCGCGGCAACACCCTGGCCGCCGTGGTCGCCAACCGCCACGACGAGGAGCTGTCGCAGCTCGTCGACCTGGAGCGCATCTATTTCGCCACCCAGCCCTTCGCCCGCGGCATCCTGGAAGCCATCGACCATTACGACTTCTTTGGTGAATGCCGGGCACCGGAGCCGGAGGAAAAGGAAACGGAAAGCGCGGAGACATGA
- a CDS encoding methyltransferase domain-containing protein: MSNPNSRLPRAPLPLPQRTLGPVADLEAHLPEEWWRRLFNALYIKTDGDVVENTENTRREVDFLLKAADVTPDSRILDLCCGQGRHSLELVRRGFRHVTGLDRSRYLVRLARKRAAAEGLSATFREGDARNPRLTADSFDCITILGNSFGYFSSQDDDAKVLRSAGKLLKPSGTLYLDLSDGDWIKIHYEPRSWEWIDGHHFVCRERSLSSDGNRLISREVIVHDELGVLADQFYAERLYTRETLTELLEACGYRDIRYHGQMESLSDRDQDLGMMARRMVLTALAPVKAKKTRKPRTTLNVTVLLGDPRLPDTVKRDGRFNEEDMETIRLLKEALTDIGRLDVTYLDNHATLERDLSDLSTDLVLNLCDEGFNNDPFKELHVPALLEMVGLPYTGAPPRCLANCYDKGLVRAVAAQLDVPVPLETYIRPGDQGATMPSVFPALLKPNFGDSSEGITRDAVVSNQQELLAYLDGLRALFPDNPVLVQEFLSGGEYSVGLIGNPDRGLRALPLLEVDYSGLDPALPQILCYESKWHPESPYWTRIRYREATLADQDQAMLIDHSMRLFERLGCRDYARFDFRADAAGTIKLLEVNPNPGWCWDGKQNLMAGFAGMSYAELLEAIIGAAEERLGLNGRRRPEKVGAARAKN, translated from the coding sequence ATGTCGAACCCGAATTCCCGCCTGCCGCGGGCGCCGTTGCCCCTGCCGCAGCGCACGCTCGGACCCGTCGCCGATCTGGAAGCCCATCTGCCGGAGGAATGGTGGCGGCGCCTGTTCAACGCGCTCTACATCAAGACCGATGGCGACGTGGTGGAGAACACGGAGAACACCCGCCGCGAGGTGGACTTTCTCCTGAAGGCCGCCGACGTCACGCCGGACAGCCGCATCCTCGACCTCTGCTGCGGCCAGGGGCGCCATTCGCTGGAGCTGGTGCGCCGCGGCTTTCGCCACGTCACCGGCCTCGACCGCTCGCGCTACCTCGTCCGGCTGGCAAGGAAGCGCGCCGCCGCCGAGGGGCTTTCCGCCACCTTCCGGGAAGGCGATGCCCGCAACCCGCGGCTCACCGCCGACAGCTTCGACTGCATCACCATCCTCGGCAATTCCTTCGGCTATTTCTCCAGCCAGGACGACGACGCCAAGGTGCTGAGGAGCGCCGGCAAGCTCCTGAAGCCGTCCGGCACGCTCTATCTCGACCTGTCCGACGGCGACTGGATCAAGATCCACTACGAGCCGCGCTCCTGGGAGTGGATCGATGGCCATCACTTCGTCTGCCGCGAGCGCTCGCTGTCGTCGGACGGCAACCGGCTGATCTCGCGCGAGGTCATCGTCCATGACGAACTCGGCGTCCTGGCCGACCAGTTCTATGCCGAACGGCTCTACACCCGCGAAACCCTGACGGAGTTGCTGGAAGCCTGCGGCTACCGCGACATCCGCTATCACGGCCAGATGGAATCGCTCTCCGACCGCGACCAGGACCTCGGCATGATGGCCCGGCGCATGGTGCTGACGGCGCTGGCGCCGGTGAAGGCGAAAAAGACCCGCAAGCCGCGTACGACGCTCAACGTCACGGTTCTCCTCGGCGACCCGCGCCTTCCGGATACCGTCAAGCGCGACGGCCGCTTCAACGAGGAGGACATGGAGACGATCCGGCTCCTCAAGGAGGCGCTCACCGACATCGGCCGTCTCGATGTCACCTATCTCGACAACCACGCGACCCTGGAGCGGGACCTCTCGGACCTTTCCACCGACCTCGTCCTCAATCTCTGCGACGAGGGCTTCAACAACGATCCCTTCAAGGAGCTGCACGTCCCGGCGCTGCTGGAAATGGTCGGCCTGCCCTATACCGGCGCGCCGCCGCGCTGCCTTGCCAACTGCTACGACAAGGGGCTGGTGCGCGCCGTCGCCGCCCAGCTCGACGTGCCGGTACCGCTGGAAACCTATATCCGCCCCGGCGACCAGGGCGCGACGATGCCCTCCGTCTTCCCGGCGCTCCTGAAACCGAATTTCGGCGACAGCAGCGAGGGCATCACGCGAGACGCGGTGGTCTCCAACCAGCAGGAACTGCTTGCCTATCTCGATGGCCTCCGGGCGCTCTTTCCCGACAATCCGGTGCTGGTGCAGGAGTTTTTGTCCGGCGGCGAATACAGCGTCGGCCTGATCGGCAATCCGGACCGGGGCCTGCGCGCCCTGCCGCTGCTGGAGGTCGACTATTCCGGCCTCGACCCGGCGCTGCCGCAGATCCTCTGCTACGAATCCAAATGGCACCCGGAGAGCCCCTACTGGACGCGCATCAGATACCGCGAGGCAACGCTTGCCGACCAGGATCAGGCGATGCTGATCGACCACTCCATGCGCCTGTTCGAGCGCCTCGGCTGCCGCGACTACGCCCGCTTCGACTTCCGCGCTGACGCGGCCGGCACCATCAAGCTGCTTGAGGTCAATCCGAACCCCGGCTGGTGCTGGGACGGCAAGCAGAACCTGATGGCCGGCTTCGCCGGCATGTCCTATGCGGAGCTTCTGGAAGCCATCATCGGCGCCGCGGAGGAGCGTCTCGGCCTCAATGGCCGGCGCCGGCCCGAGAAGGTGGGCGCGGCGCGGGCAAAAAACTAG
- a CDS encoding TRAP transporter large permease, with protein sequence MAVGLSFFALLLTGVPIAFVLAASALIYVAVSGNTVLFQSYPSQLFGGLESYGLLALPLFILLGELMNEGGIGRRLMALAMAMMGQVRGGLAYVNLAANVMMASILGSTVAQIVVMSRLAVPEMDRAGYPRDVSMSITAAAGMLAPIIPPSMLFIVYGVIAQISIGDLFIAGIVPGFLLAAAFLVVIAILGRIHGFPANEKMSWNARLKAVVDALPAALIPITIVGSILGGLATPTEAAAMAAIVSILIGKFVYRELEISHLGPAFVRAARSSAVVLFVIAAAGVFSWVITFENIPTLVADWLQGLTTSPIVFLLVLNLLLLLVGMIIDPIPALILIVPVLLPVATDVYQISAIHFGVIICLNLAAGLLTPPVGTGLFTAALMSGIKAERIALLVAPFLAAAAAVIVLLVLFPGLMSLI encoded by the coding sequence GTGGCGGTCGGTCTTTCCTTTTTCGCGCTGCTGCTCACCGGCGTGCCGATCGCCTTCGTACTCGCCGCCTCGGCGCTGATCTATGTGGCCGTCAGCGGCAACACCGTCCTCTTCCAGTCCTATCCGTCCCAGCTCTTCGGCGGGCTGGAGAGCTACGGGCTCTTGGCCCTGCCGCTCTTCATCCTGCTCGGCGAATTGATGAACGAGGGCGGCATCGGCCGGCGGCTGATGGCCCTTGCCATGGCGATGATGGGCCAGGTGCGCGGCGGGCTCGCCTATGTGAACCTTGCCGCCAACGTCATGATGGCCTCGATCCTCGGCTCGACCGTCGCCCAGATCGTCGTCATGAGCCGGCTCGCCGTGCCGGAAATGGACCGGGCCGGCTATCCACGCGACGTCTCCATGTCGATCACGGCCGCCGCCGGGATGCTGGCGCCGATCATCCCGCCCTCGATGCTGTTCATCGTCTATGGCGTCATTGCCCAGATCTCGATCGGCGACCTCTTCATCGCCGGCATCGTGCCGGGATTCCTGCTCGCCGCTGCCTTCCTTGTCGTCATTGCGATCCTCGGGCGCATCCATGGCTTTCCGGCCAACGAGAAGATGTCGTGGAACGCGCGCCTCAAGGCCGTCGTCGACGCGCTGCCGGCCGCCCTCATCCCGATCACCATCGTCGGCTCGATCCTTGGCGGACTGGCAACGCCGACGGAAGCGGCGGCGATGGCGGCGATCGTCTCGATCCTGATCGGCAAGTTCGTCTACCGGGAGCTGGAGATCTCCCATCTCGGCCCGGCCTTCGTTCGGGCAGCGCGCAGCTCCGCCGTCGTCCTTTTCGTCATTGCCGCGGCCGGCGTCTTTTCCTGGGTCATCACCTTTGAGAACATCCCGACGCTCGTCGCCGACTGGCTGCAGGGCCTGACGACCTCGCCGATCGTCTTCCTGCTGGTCCTGAACCTCCTTCTCCTGCTCGTCGGCATGATCATCGACCCGATCCCGGCGCTGATCCTGATCGTGCCGGTGCTGTTGCCGGTCGCCACCGACGTCTACCAGATCAGCGCCATCCATTTCGGCGTCATCATCTGCCTCAACCTCGCCGCCGGGCTGCTGACGCCGCCGGTCGGAACCGGGCTGTTCACCGCCGCGTTGATGAGCGGCATCAAGGCGGAACGGATCGCGCTCCTGGTCGCGCCGTTCCTGGCCGCTGCCGCCGCGGTGATCGTGCTCCTCGTCCTGTTTCCCGGCCTCATGTCCCTGATCTGA
- a CDS encoding TRAP transporter small permease, whose protein sequence is MASAANDRAVRAAEHHDTDPSSLAARAGWIGRVSGLIARGEAIVAGSLAALTFLLLLLNVVTRALSVPILWVDELAVFAMVWMAFVGASLAIHHRGHIAVTLVSDALPARPKAWLALTVDLLLLTFILVLLVLIWRWFDPVTALGAEDLEAFSLIDFNFIYQEPTVTLGVPKFWFWLILPIFCLTTTVHSLSNIAVSLGRLGGWE, encoded by the coding sequence ATGGCGTCGGCCGCAAACGACAGAGCCGTCAGGGCCGCGGAGCACCACGATACCGATCCGTCGTCCCTTGCCGCCCGCGCCGGATGGATCGGCCGGGTCAGCGGCCTCATCGCCCGCGGCGAGGCCATCGTCGCCGGATCGCTCGCCGCCCTCACCTTCCTCCTGCTCCTCCTCAACGTCGTCACCCGCGCCCTTTCCGTCCCGATCCTGTGGGTCGACGAGCTTGCCGTCTTCGCCATGGTCTGGATGGCCTTCGTCGGCGCCTCGCTCGCCATTCACCACCGCGGCCACATCGCCGTGACGCTGGTCTCCGACGCCCTGCCGGCACGGCCGAAGGCGTGGCTGGCGCTTACCGTCGACCTCTTGCTCCTCACCTTCATCCTCGTTCTCCTGGTGCTGATCTGGCGCTGGTTCGACCCGGTGACGGCACTTGGCGCGGAGGACCTGGAAGCCTTCAGCCTGATCGACTTCAACTTCATCTACCAGGAGCCGACGGTCACCCTCGGCGTGCCGAAATTCTGGTTCTGGCTGATCCTGCCGATCTTCTGCCTCACCACCACCGTCCACAGCCTCAGCAACATCGCCGTGAGCCTCGGACGGCTCGGCGGCTGGGAGTAG